Proteins from a genomic interval of Mycobacterium conspicuum:
- a CDS encoding TetR/AcrR family transcriptional regulator, whose amino-acid sequence MAKADALAEGRRSTAGGADDGTRRTEILQTAASLIASSGLRTSLQEIADAAGILPGSLYHHFESKEAILIELIRRYQDDLNRIGLEAQARLDEPDDRPVSEKIIELGSTIARSAVQHRAALQMSFYEGPSADPQLIKLTRQQPVAIQEAMLQTLRAGRWSGYIKPDLDLPTLADRICQTMMQVGLDVMRHNSPTDQVAGLLCRIILQGLAAQPATDAALDRSEALAAATEVVKTWADDNEADARDKAAHVRAVARAEFGRKGYEATTIRDIAAAAGLGTGTVYRVIGSKDELLDSIMRSFGRKVEAGWVGVLRTDATPAQKLDALSWVNVNALDQFSDEFRIQLAWMRQSPPTANPGWSYPTRLRQMKSLLAEGIRSGEIQIGAPSTAMLARCVIGLQWIPENILRAVGKRAALIHVRDTVLRGAAVRDG is encoded by the coding sequence ATGGCCAAAGCCGATGCCCTGGCCGAGGGCCGACGGTCGACGGCCGGCGGCGCGGACGACGGGACGCGTCGGACCGAGATCCTGCAGACCGCGGCCTCCCTGATCGCCTCGTCGGGCCTGCGTACCTCGCTGCAGGAAATCGCCGACGCGGCAGGCATTCTCCCCGGCAGCCTGTATCACCACTTCGAGTCCAAAGAAGCGATCCTCATCGAGCTGATCCGCCGCTACCAGGACGACCTGAATCGCATCGGCCTGGAAGCCCAGGCGAGGCTGGACGAACCCGACGACCGCCCCGTCTCGGAGAAGATCATCGAGTTGGGTTCGACGATCGCCAGATCCGCGGTGCAGCACCGCGCCGCCCTGCAGATGTCGTTCTACGAAGGGCCGAGCGCCGACCCCCAGCTCATCAAGCTGACCCGGCAGCAGCCCGTCGCGATCCAGGAAGCCATGCTGCAGACGCTGCGTGCCGGCCGCTGGAGTGGATACATCAAACCCGACCTGGACCTGCCCACCCTGGCCGACCGGATCTGCCAGACCATGATGCAGGTCGGGCTCGACGTCATGCGGCACAACTCGCCGACCGACCAGGTGGCCGGGCTGCTGTGCCGGATCATCTTGCAGGGGTTGGCCGCTCAGCCGGCCACCGACGCGGCGTTGGACCGGTCCGAGGCGTTGGCGGCCGCGACCGAGGTCGTCAAGACCTGGGCCGACGACAACGAGGCCGATGCCCGCGACAAGGCCGCGCACGTCCGCGCGGTGGCCCGCGCAGAGTTCGGCCGCAAGGGCTATGAGGCCACCACCATCCGGGATATCGCGGCGGCGGCGGGCCTGGGGACCGGCACCGTCTATCGGGTCATCGGATCCAAGGACGAGCTTCTCGACTCGATCATGCGGTCCTTCGGCCGCAAGGTCGAGGCCGGCTGGGTCGGCGTGCTGCGCACCGACGCGACACCCGCGCAGAAACTGGACGCACTGAGCTGGGTCAACGTCAACGCCCTGGATCAGTTCTCCGACGAGTTCCGAATCCAGCTCGCCTGGATGCGGCAGTCACCGCCGACCGCCAACCCGGGCTGGTCGTACCCCACCCGGCTGCGTCAGATGAAATCGCTTCTCGCCGAAGGGATCCGGTCGGGCGAGATCCAGATCGGCGCGCCATCGACCGCGATGCTGGCGCGCTGCGTCATCGGGCTGCAGTGGATACCGGAGAACATCCTGCGCGCCGTCGGCAAACGCGCGGCGCTGATCCATGTGCGCGACACCGTGCTGCGCGGCGCCGCGGTCCGTGACGGCTGA
- a CDS encoding acyl-CoA dehydrogenase family protein, whose protein sequence is MDFSYPAEVEQFRAELRDWLSANLTDELIAARRPAGRDDAAFETLRGWNRTMADAGWAAVSWPRDYGGRGATVLEQLVYTEETTRARAPMPLNVIGLNNIAPAIMQYGTEDQKKTLLPRMMRADDIWCQGMSEPEAGSDLASLRTKAVRDGDEFVVNGQKIWTSLGHRADWCQLYVRTDPDAPKHQGISCLIVDMKLPGIEVRPLVTLNGDADFAEVFFHDARVPASALLGPLNGGWGVATTTLSHERAGAARLYAEMQVRLEELVDDFAAADAGLLDDPVTLRRLGEIAVRIKYLEVLCQRSISATLHGGDPFGSASLAKTVWGEIGQELAALAFDVLGDRGAGAVWANYRLTSRSLTIAGGTTQINKNITAQRVLGLPRK, encoded by the coding sequence GTGGACTTCTCCTATCCAGCGGAAGTGGAACAGTTCCGCGCCGAGCTGCGCGACTGGCTGTCCGCGAACCTGACCGATGAGCTCATCGCCGCCCGCCGACCCGCCGGCCGCGACGACGCGGCGTTCGAAACGCTGCGCGGCTGGAACCGGACGATGGCGGACGCGGGATGGGCGGCGGTGTCCTGGCCCCGCGATTACGGCGGCCGCGGCGCGACGGTCCTCGAGCAGCTGGTCTACACCGAGGAAACCACCCGGGCTCGGGCGCCGATGCCGCTCAACGTGATTGGGCTGAACAACATCGCGCCCGCGATCATGCAGTACGGCACCGAAGACCAGAAGAAGACGCTGCTGCCCCGCATGATGCGCGCCGACGACATCTGGTGCCAGGGGATGTCGGAGCCGGAGGCGGGATCTGATCTCGCCTCACTGCGCACGAAAGCGGTGCGGGACGGGGACGAGTTCGTCGTCAACGGCCAGAAGATCTGGACCTCGCTCGGGCACCGCGCCGACTGGTGTCAGCTGTATGTGCGCACCGACCCCGATGCTCCCAAGCACCAGGGGATTTCCTGCCTGATCGTCGACATGAAGCTGCCCGGCATCGAGGTTCGCCCGTTGGTCACGCTGAACGGCGACGCCGATTTCGCCGAGGTGTTCTTTCACGACGCCCGGGTGCCGGCCAGCGCGTTGCTGGGTCCGCTGAACGGCGGCTGGGGGGTGGCCACCACCACGCTCAGCCACGAGCGTGCCGGCGCCGCCCGGTTGTACGCCGAGATGCAGGTGCGGCTCGAAGAGCTGGTGGATGACTTCGCCGCCGCCGACGCCGGTCTGCTCGACGATCCCGTGACGCTGCGCCGCCTTGGTGAAATCGCCGTTCGCATAAAGTATCTCGAAGTCCTGTGCCAGCGATCGATCTCGGCGACTCTGCACGGGGGTGATCCATTCGGGTCGGCCAGCCTGGCCAAGACCGTGTGGGGTGAAATCGGGCAAGAACTGGCGGCTTTGGCCTTCGACGTGCTGGGTGACCGTGGTGCTGGCGCGGTGTGGGCCAACTACCGCCTCACGTCGCGCTCGCTGACCATCGCGGGCGGCACGACCCAGATCAACAAGAACATCACCGCGCAGCGCGTATTGGGGTTGCCTCGAAAATGA
- a CDS encoding SDR family NAD(P)-dependent oxidoreductase: MIDFTDRVAVVTGAGRGLGRLYALDLARRGAAVVVNDLGGSMAGDGSDSRVADDVVDEITRAGGTAVASYDSVDSLAGGQAIVDAALDAFGRLDAVVSNAGIFGSVPFEDLSADAWARMLRVHLDGGFYLAQPAFRVMKNNGGGRFVFISSSAGIFGQPMEAHYAAAKAGLVGLTNVIAIEGEAHGILANSVMPTGFSRMVTETVGDEKFLAESGFMRAIRPELVVPLVTFLASTACTFTHRNYSASAGRYARVFVGLSEGWLAELEDGASQPTAEDIAAHLEQISATERFIVPTSIVDEVLEVCERRGISAMPGNAEVAFPEPQRGL, encoded by the coding sequence ATGATTGACTTCACCGACCGGGTGGCCGTCGTCACCGGGGCCGGCCGGGGTCTCGGGCGGCTGTACGCGCTCGACCTGGCCCGCCGCGGTGCCGCGGTGGTGGTCAACGATTTGGGTGGCTCGATGGCCGGCGATGGTTCCGACTCCCGCGTCGCCGACGACGTGGTCGACGAGATCACCAGGGCCGGCGGCACGGCGGTGGCCTCGTATGACTCGGTCGACAGCCTGGCCGGCGGCCAGGCGATCGTCGACGCCGCGCTGGACGCCTTCGGTCGGCTCGACGCCGTGGTCAGCAACGCGGGCATCTTCGGCAGCGTGCCGTTCGAAGACCTCTCGGCGGACGCGTGGGCCCGGATGCTGCGGGTCCATCTCGATGGCGGCTTTTACCTGGCGCAGCCGGCGTTTCGCGTGATGAAGAACAACGGCGGCGGCAGGTTCGTGTTCATCTCATCGTCGGCCGGGATCTTCGGTCAGCCGATGGAGGCGCATTACGCCGCGGCCAAGGCCGGCCTGGTGGGCCTGACGAACGTGATCGCGATCGAGGGTGAGGCGCACGGCATCCTCGCCAATTCGGTTATGCCTACCGGCTTCTCGCGCATGGTCACCGAAACCGTCGGGGACGAGAAGTTCCTGGCCGAATCGGGCTTCATGCGGGCGATCCGCCCCGAACTCGTCGTGCCCCTGGTGACCTTCCTCGCCAGCACCGCCTGCACGTTCACGCATCGGAACTATTCCGCGTCCGCCGGGCGCTATGCTCGCGTGTTCGTCGGCCTGAGCGAGGGCTGGCTGGCGGAGCTGGAGGACGGTGCGAGCCAACCGACCGCCGAGGACATCGCGGCGCATCTCGAGCAGATCTCCGCGACCGAAAGGTTCATTGTGCCTACCTCGATCGTCGACGAGGTGCTGGAAGTGTGCGAGCGACGCGGCATCAGCGCGATGCCCGGCAATGCGGAGGTAGCATTCCCGGAACCCCAGCGCGGACTGTAA
- a CDS encoding nitroreductase family protein: protein MDADYLLNNTRSARKTLDLDASVELADIRECLRVGLQAANGSNQQNWRWLVVADPAVRAEIAELYRKAYLLRVGGELFADKMPPGTAATRLMSSTEWLVVNMAKVPLLVIPCYEAYLPRIDGDESFHLATLYGSIFPPVWNFQLALHTRGYGTCITTLHLQYEAEVRQLLGIPDTYVQGCLLPVGRLRAGHTFRPALRKPVEEVVALDRWDGPPL, encoded by the coding sequence ATGGACGCTGATTACCTGCTCAACAACACCCGCTCGGCACGCAAGACACTCGATCTGGACGCCTCGGTCGAACTCGCCGATATCCGGGAGTGCCTGCGCGTCGGGCTGCAGGCCGCCAACGGGTCGAATCAGCAGAACTGGCGGTGGCTGGTCGTCGCCGACCCTGCGGTGCGGGCCGAGATCGCCGAGCTGTACCGCAAGGCCTACCTGCTGCGGGTGGGCGGCGAGCTATTCGCCGACAAGATGCCGCCCGGCACCGCGGCAACCCGCCTGATGTCGTCGACGGAGTGGCTGGTCGTCAACATGGCGAAGGTGCCCCTGCTGGTAATCCCGTGCTACGAGGCCTATTTGCCACGCATCGACGGGGACGAATCGTTTCACCTGGCGACGCTGTACGGCTCGATCTTCCCGCCGGTGTGGAACTTTCAGCTGGCCCTGCACACCCGCGGCTACGGCACCTGCATCACCACGCTGCACCTGCAGTACGAAGCCGAAGTCCGCCAGCTGCTGGGCATCCCGGACACCTATGTCCAGGGCTGCCTGCTGCCGGTAGGACGGCTACGCGCCGGGCATACCTTCCGGCCGGCGCTCCGAAAGCCCGTCGAGGAGGTGGTCGCGCTGGACCGTTGGGATGGACCGCCGCTATAG
- the metE gene encoding 5-methyltetrahydropteroyltriglutamate--homocysteine S-methyltransferase: protein MTAKPFTATIIGSPRIGPKRELKRATEGYWAGRTSRSDLESVAATLRHDTWAALADAGLDSVPVNTFSYYDQMLDTAVMLGALPARVAAIPDELDRYFAAARGNKDVAPLEMTKWFDTNYHYIVPEIEPATRFALNPDKVLSELKEALAQGIPARPVIIGPITFLLLSKGVNGAGAPVERLQELVPIYSELLSLLADNGAQWVQIDEPALVTDISPDAPALAEAVYNALGKLANRPAIHVATYFGDPGDSLAGLARTPVEAIGVDLVYGRHTAIAAVPELAGKTLVAGVVDGRNIWRTDLQAALGKLASLLGSVAHVAVSTSCSTLHVPYSLEPETDLDEALRSWLAFGAEKVHEVAVLARALREGREAVSDEIEASNAAVASRTKDPRLHNDEVRARIASIVASGTHRGDAAGRRVSQDERLHLPPLPTTTIGSFPQTAEIRKARAALVAGEIDEAEYDRRMKREIADVIKLQEDLGIDVLVHGEPERNDMVQYFAEQLDGFFATKNGWVQSYGSRCVRPPVLYGDVVRRHPMTVQWARYAQSLTDKPVKGMLTGPVTILAWSFVRDDQPLADTANQVALAIRDETVDLQAAGIAVIQVDEPALRELLPLRRADQQEYLHWAVGSFRLATSGVEDSTQIHTHLCYSEFGDVIGAIADLDADVTSIEAARSHMEVLDDLNAIGFSNSVGPGVYDIHSPRVPSAEEMAASLRAALKAVPAQRLWVNPDCGLKTRNTDEVTASLRNMVAAAQEVRAGA, encoded by the coding sequence GTGACCGCTAAACCATTCACCGCAACCATTATTGGTTCCCCGCGCATCGGCCCAAAACGCGAACTCAAGCGCGCCACCGAGGGCTACTGGGCCGGCCGGACCAGCCGATCGGACCTGGAATCCGTGGCCGCGACTCTGCGCCACGACACCTGGGCTGCCCTGGCGGACGCCGGCCTGGACTCCGTGCCGGTGAACACCTTCTCCTACTACGACCAAATGTTGGACACCGCCGTGATGCTCGGCGCGCTGCCCGCTCGGGTGGCCGCGATTCCTGACGAATTGGACCGCTACTTCGCCGCGGCGCGCGGCAACAAGGATGTCGCGCCCTTGGAGATGACGAAGTGGTTCGACACCAACTATCACTACATCGTTCCCGAGATCGAGCCCGCGACGAGGTTCGCACTGAACCCGGACAAGGTGCTCTCCGAGTTGAAAGAGGCTCTCGCGCAGGGCATTCCAGCGCGCCCGGTCATCATCGGCCCGATTACCTTTTTGCTGCTGAGCAAGGGCGTGAACGGCGCGGGCGCACCGGTCGAGCGATTGCAAGAGCTCGTCCCGATCTACTCCGAGCTGTTGTCCCTGCTGGCCGACAACGGCGCGCAGTGGGTGCAGATCGACGAGCCCGCGCTGGTGACCGACATCTCCCCCGACGCCCCCGCACTGGCCGAGGCGGTCTACAACGCACTGGGCAAGCTCGCCAACCGGCCCGCCATCCACGTCGCCACCTACTTCGGTGACCCCGGCGACTCCCTGGCGGGGCTGGCCCGCACGCCCGTCGAGGCGATCGGCGTCGACCTGGTCTATGGCCGGCACACGGCGATCGCCGCGGTGCCCGAGCTGGCCGGCAAGACCCTGGTGGCCGGCGTGGTCGACGGGCGCAACATCTGGCGCACCGACCTGCAGGCGGCGCTGGGCAAGCTGGCGAGCCTGCTGGGTTCGGTGGCCCACGTCGCGGTCTCGACGTCGTGTTCGACGCTGCACGTGCCCTACTCGCTGGAGCCCGAGACCGACCTGGACGAGGCGCTGCGCAGCTGGCTGGCTTTCGGCGCGGAAAAGGTGCATGAGGTCGCGGTCCTCGCGCGCGCGCTGCGCGAGGGTCGTGAGGCGGTCTCCGACGAAATCGAGGCGTCCAACGCCGCCGTCGCCTCCCGGACCAAGGACCCGCGGCTGCACAACGACGAGGTCCGGGCCCGCATCGCCTCGATCGTCGCCTCCGGCACGCACCGCGGCGACGCGGCCGGCCGCCGCGTCAGCCAGGACGAGCGCCTGCACCTGCCCCCGCTGCCGACCACGACGATCGGGTCGTTTCCGCAGACCGCCGAGATCCGCAAGGCCCGCGCCGCGCTGGTCGCCGGTGAGATCGACGAGGCCGAGTACGACCGGCGGATGAAGCGGGAGATCGCCGACGTCATCAAGCTGCAGGAGGACCTCGGGATCGACGTGCTGGTGCACGGCGAGCCGGAACGCAACGACATGGTGCAGTACTTCGCCGAACAGCTGGACGGCTTCTTCGCCACCAAGAACGGCTGGGTGCAGTCCTACGGCAGCCGCTGTGTGCGGCCGCCGGTCCTCTACGGCGACGTCGTCCGCCGGCACCCGATGACGGTGCAGTGGGCACGATACGCGCAGTCGCTGACCGACAAGCCGGTCAAGGGCATGTTGACCGGACCGGTCACGATCCTGGCGTGGTCGTTCGTGCGCGACGACCAGCCATTGGCCGACACCGCCAACCAGGTGGCCCTGGCCATCCGCGACGAGACCGTCGACCTGCAGGCGGCCGGCATCGCGGTGATCCAGGTCGACGAGCCCGCGTTGCGTGAGCTGCTGCCGCTGCGCCGCGCCGACCAGCAGGAGTATCTGCATTGGGCCGTAGGGTCTTTCCGCCTGGCCACATCCGGTGTCGAGGACTCGACCCAAATCCACACCCACCTGTGCTACTCGGAATTCGGCGACGTGATCGGGGCCATCGCCGACCTGGATGCCGACGTCACGTCCATCGAGGCGGCCCGCTCGCACATGGAGGTGCTGGACGACCTGAACGCGATCGGCTTCTCCAACAGCGTGGGCCCGGGCGTCTACGACATCCACTCGCCGCGGGTGCCCAGCGCGGAGGAGATGGCCGCGTCGCTGCGCGCTGCCTTGAAAGCTGTTCCGGCGCAACGGCTGTGGGTCAACCCCGACTGCGGCCTGAAGACCCGCAACACCGACGAGGTGACCGCATCGCTGCGGAACATGGTCGCGGCCGCGCAGGAAGTTCGGGCGGGGGCCTAG
- a CDS encoding SDR family oxidoreductase has product MSIVDRLRYDGKRALVVGGATGMGAAAAKSAAELGAEVIVLDYAPVDYDVAQAVQVDLRDPASIDAALEQISGPIHAVFSAAGVADGTTDLLKINFIGHRHLIDRLLEKDQLPNGSAICFISSVAGMGWENDLELINEFLATPDFAAAVAWSEAHEAEGIIHYGTSKKIINQYVAMQGYPLAKKGIRINAICPGPTDTPLAQANADLWLSFAQDYRDETGCKVHTPEQMGDVMAFLNSEAACGVSGITLLVDSGHTMASMTGSWAAGKPIIDLIMGKVKL; this is encoded by the coding sequence ATGTCTATTGTCGATCGGTTGCGCTACGACGGTAAGCGCGCACTGGTTGTCGGCGGTGCGACCGGCATGGGCGCGGCGGCCGCCAAATCGGCCGCCGAACTCGGCGCCGAAGTCATCGTGCTGGACTACGCGCCGGTGGATTACGACGTCGCCCAGGCGGTGCAGGTCGACCTGCGCGACCCGGCCTCGATCGACGCCGCCCTCGAGCAGATCAGCGGGCCAATCCACGCCGTGTTCTCCGCGGCCGGGGTGGCCGACGGGACGACCGACCTGCTGAAGATCAACTTCATCGGTCACCGCCACCTCATCGACCGGTTGCTGGAAAAGGACCAACTCCCGAACGGCTCGGCGATCTGCTTCATCTCCTCGGTCGCCGGCATGGGCTGGGAAAACGATTTGGAGTTGATTAACGAGTTCCTGGCGACACCGGACTTCGCCGCGGCGGTGGCCTGGTCGGAGGCCCACGAGGCCGAGGGCATCATCCACTACGGCACCAGCAAGAAGATCATCAACCAGTACGTGGCCATGCAGGGTTACCCGTTGGCGAAGAAGGGCATTCGCATCAACGCGATCTGCCCGGGCCCCACCGACACCCCGCTGGCCCAGGCCAACGCGGACCTGTGGCTGTCCTTCGCCCAGGACTACCGCGACGAGACCGGCTGCAAGGTGCACACCCCCGAGCAGATGGGCGACGTGATGGCGTTCCTCAACAGCGAGGCCGCCTGCGGCGTCAGCGGGATCACCCTGCTGGTGGACTCCGGCCACACCATGGCGTCGATGACGGGCTCCTGGGCGGCGGGCAAGCCGATCATCGACCTGATCATGGGGAAGGTCAAGCTCTGA
- a CDS encoding acyl-CoA dehydrogenase family protein — translation MNLELTEEQVALRDTTRRFLAEKAPISGHVRPLLDDATGTTEAVWRGLADLGTTGLLVPEDHGGAGMTMVEAGVIAEELGAALHPGPWLSTAVAAPRALTRLGAASPKLLAGIAEGTTIATVGFLDGGNSSVVSDGTVLRGEIGAVPDAAAADVLLILAEDAEGTGLFAVQADAPGLSLTPERGIDQTRKEFRVALDSVPAQRLAAASSEAVTAVVDDFLIAAAADALGAARAVMDLAVEYAKARQQFGQLIGSFQAVQHMCVDMYETVEMARSGVIHALWAADADLPAEDRHLAAVRAKAFAGRLATVGDTAIQVFGGIGYTWEHDAHLYLKRLLSWSALLGGPDRYLTELGKHLTARANR, via the coding sequence ATGAACCTCGAACTCACCGAAGAACAAGTGGCGCTGCGCGACACCACCCGGCGCTTCCTCGCTGAGAAGGCGCCGATTTCGGGCCACGTGCGCCCGTTGCTCGACGATGCCACCGGCACCACCGAAGCGGTGTGGCGTGGCCTCGCCGACCTCGGCACCACCGGCCTGCTGGTGCCCGAAGACCATGGCGGCGCCGGCATGACGATGGTCGAGGCCGGCGTCATCGCCGAAGAACTTGGCGCCGCACTGCATCCCGGGCCGTGGTTGTCGACCGCGGTCGCCGCCCCCCGCGCGCTGACCCGCCTTGGCGCCGCGTCGCCCAAGCTGTTGGCCGGGATAGCCGAAGGGACGACGATCGCCACCGTCGGCTTCTTGGATGGGGGGAATTCCTCGGTGGTGTCCGACGGGACCGTGCTGCGCGGGGAGATCGGCGCAGTACCCGACGCCGCAGCCGCCGACGTCTTGCTGATCCTCGCCGAAGATGCCGAAGGCACCGGGCTTTTCGCCGTGCAGGCCGATGCGCCCGGTCTATCGCTAACGCCCGAACGCGGTATCGATCAGACGCGCAAGGAGTTTCGCGTCGCGCTGGACTCCGTACCCGCCCAGCGGCTGGCCGCGGCTTCGTCGGAGGCCGTGACGGCGGTGGTTGACGACTTTCTGATCGCCGCCGCCGCCGACGCGCTCGGCGCGGCGCGGGCGGTCATGGACCTCGCAGTCGAATACGCCAAAGCCAGACAACAATTCGGCCAGCTGATCGGCTCGTTTCAGGCGGTCCAGCACATGTGCGTGGACATGTATGAGACCGTCGAGATGGCTCGCAGCGGCGTGATCCACGCGCTGTGGGCGGCAGATGCCGACCTGCCCGCCGAGGACAGGCACCTGGCGGCGGTGCGCGCAAAGGCGTTCGCCGGGCGGCTGGCCACGGTGGGCGACACCGCCATTCAGGTGTTCGGCGGCATCGGCTACACCTGGGAACACGACGCTCATCTCTACCTCAAGCGCCTGCTGAGCTGGAGCGCTCTGCTCGGCGGACCCGATCGTTACCTCACCGAACTCGGTAAGCACTTGACGGCGAGGGCCAACCGATGA
- a CDS encoding SDR family oxidoreductase: protein MARVVIIGGHGKVALQVARILSERGDAVSSVFRNRDHSDEVAATGASPLVADIERLDTDALAELLAGHDAVVFSAGAGGGNPARTYAVDRDAAIRVVDAAAQAGVRRFVMVSYFGAGPDHGVPQDDSFFPYAEAKAAADAHLRTSDLKWTILGPGRLTLDDPTGRIMLGEGKGNVSRADVALVVAAALADDSTSGRTIDFNNGDIPIAEALAG from the coding sequence ATGGCACGCGTAGTCATCATCGGCGGGCACGGCAAGGTCGCCTTGCAGGTTGCGCGCATCCTGAGCGAGCGCGGCGACGCGGTCAGTTCGGTCTTCCGTAACCGCGACCACTCCGACGAGGTCGCCGCGACCGGGGCGAGCCCCCTCGTCGCCGACATCGAGCGCCTCGACACCGACGCGCTGGCCGAGCTGCTGGCCGGGCATGACGCGGTGGTGTTCTCCGCGGGGGCGGGCGGCGGCAACCCGGCGCGGACCTATGCCGTCGACCGCGACGCGGCGATCCGCGTCGTCGATGCCGCCGCCCAGGCGGGCGTGCGGCGGTTCGTGATGGTGTCCTACTTCGGGGCGGGCCCGGATCACGGTGTGCCGCAGGATGATTCGTTCTTTCCCTATGCGGAAGCCAAGGCGGCCGCCGATGCGCACCTGCGCACCAGCGACCTGAAGTGGACCATCCTCGGGCCCGGGCGGCTCACGCTCGATGACCCGACGGGCCGCATCATGCTGGGTGAAGGGAAGGGAAACGTGTCGCGTGCCGATGTCGCGCTTGTCGTGGCCGCGGCGCTCGCGGACGACTCGACCAGCGGCCGCACCATCGACTTCAACAACGGCGACATCCCTATCGCCGAAGCGCTGGCAGGCTGA
- a CDS encoding nuclear transport factor 2 family protein, protein MDDEELRNQVRLLTDRSEIWDCMQRYARGIDRQDRALLRSAYHDGAVDDHVGFVGVVDDFIDWALAYHSTQTRYQHYLLNHTVDIDGDEAHAETYYLFVGTDREPANHLTISGGRYIDRLERRDGRWAIVDRVCLVEFMDESQSLLTDEAIAAVAGARTPHHGPTDPSYDRPFTAARAVNR, encoded by the coding sequence GTGGACGACGAGGAGCTCAGAAACCAGGTCAGGCTGCTGACCGACCGTTCGGAGATCTGGGACTGCATGCAGCGCTACGCGCGCGGGATCGACCGGCAGGACCGCGCGCTGCTGCGCTCGGCCTACCATGACGGCGCCGTCGATGACCACGTCGGATTCGTGGGCGTCGTCGACGATTTCATCGATTGGGCGCTGGCGTATCACAGCACGCAGACGCGATACCAGCACTATCTGCTGAACCACACGGTCGACATCGATGGCGACGAGGCGCACGCCGAGACCTACTACCTGTTCGTCGGGACCGACCGCGAACCGGCGAATCACCTGACGATTTCCGGCGGTCGCTACATCGATCGCCTGGAGCGCCGCGACGGACGGTGGGCGATCGTCGACCGGGTCTGCCTGGTCGAATTCATGGACGAATCGCAGTCGCTGCTCACCGACGAAGCCATCGCCGCCGTCGCGGGCGCGCGCACCCCGCACCACGGCCCGACTGACCCCTCGTACGACCGCCCGTTCACGGCGGCGCGGGCGGTCAATCGCTAA